The Meiothermus sp. QL-1 DNA window GGTAGCCGTCGGGGGCGTTGGTGTTGGTGAGGGAGATGCGGGCATCCCCGGGCAGCACCACGTTGGCCGCAGCGGTGATGGAAGCCAGATCGGCCATTATGAAGCGGCCCGCCTTGTTCTGCACGGCCCCGTACTGGATGCGGTTCTGGATGGCGTAGGTCACCTCGTTGTAGCCGATGGCCCCGGGGGTGTTGCGCACCACCCCTGCCACCCCTTCGTTGCCGCGACCGCCCACCTTGTTGGGGGCTAGCCAGTTCACGCTGTTGCCCCGGCCCACCTTCTGGGCCCACTCGGGGGAGACCTTGGTGAGGAAGTCTGTGAAGACGAAGGTGGTGCCCGAGCCGTCGGAGCGGTGGACCACGGTGATGGGCAGGGCAGGCAGGTTGACCCCGGGGTTCAGGCGGGCGATGGCCGGGTCGTTCCAGGTTCTAATGTTGCCCAGGAAGATGTCGGCCAGCAGCTCACCGGTGAAGTTCAGGCGCTGGGTGACGCCGGGCAGGTTGTAGGTGGGTACCACCGCGCCCAGCACGAAGGGGATGTTGAGGGCCGGAGAACCGGTGTTCCTGCGGATATCGGCCATCTGCTGGTCGTTGAGGGGGTTGTCGGAGACGCCGAAGTGCACGGTTTGCTCGATGAACTGGCGCTGTCCACCCCCTGAGCCGATGGCCTGGTAGTTGACCCTGACCTGGTTGTTGGTGACCTTCAGGTACTCATCGAAGTACTTGGAGAGCACCGGGAAGGGGAAGGTGGCCCCGGCCCCGGTGAGGCTCACTTGGGCCAGGCCGGTGCTGGCCAGACCCAGCAGGGCTGCGGTGGCAATCAGTAGGTGCTTCATCTTGTGCCTCCTGTGATGCGGGGTGCTTGAACACCGCCGACGCACCTAGCTTGTCAGCCTAGTGTCATGCAGATGTCAGGAAGGCGGAGAAAAGCCCATGAAAAAAGACTTTTTGCTCCCTTTGGGCTAGGATGGTCTGGATGCGCTGGAGCGGGGCCATTCTGGCAGGAGGTTGGTCGCGTCGCTTTGGTCGGGACAAGGCCCTCTACCCCTATCGGGGCCAGCCCTTGCTGGCCTGGGTCTGGGAGGGGATGGCCGAGGCCAGCGAGCGCTTTGTGGTGGCCAACCGCCCCTACCCGGGCTACCGGGTCTGTCCAGACCTGCAGGGGGGAGGGGGGGCGCTCTCGGGGCTGCACGCGGCCTTGGTCCACGCTCGCTACGACTGGGTGGCGGTGGCGGGCTGCGATCAGCCGTTCCTTTCGGTGGCCTACTGGCGTTTCATGCGGGACCAGGTGGCCCCAGGGATTCAAGCCGTGGTGGCGGGCTCGGCGGAGGGCTTGGAGCCGCTTGGAGCTCTGTACCACCGCTCGCTAGAGGAGGAGGCAGGCCGGTGCCTGGAGCTGGGATATCTCGGCCTGCGGGCCCTGCTGCGGAGGGTCTCCTGCCTGGTGGTGGACAGAGGAGTGCTCGAGGCCCGCTTTGGCCCCCACCTTTTCCTGAACGCCAACCGCCCTGAGGACCTGCCCTAGCCCCTACCTATGTGCCTCACCCGCAAACCGGTAGAATAAAGCGCTATGGCAGGCTGGTTTTCGTTCCGCGGGGAGGACGTGGGTATTGACCTGGGCACCGCTTCGGTGCTCATCTACATGCGGGGCAAGGGTATTGTGCTGCGCGAACCCTCGGTGATCGCCATGGTGAGCGATACCAAAGAGGTCAAGGCGGTGGGGGCCGAGGCCTATCGGATGCTGGGGCGTACCCCGGGCAACATCGTGGCGGCCCGCCCGCTCAAGGACGGGGTGATTGCCGACTACACCCTGACCGAGCGGATGCTCACCCTTTTTATCAAGAAGGTGTTGCCGCCCCTGCGCTTCTTCAGGCCCCAGGTGATGGTGGGGGTGCCCTCGGGGGTGACCGAGGTGGAGCGGCGGGCGGTGGTGCAGGCCATCGTGGAGGCTGGGGCCAAGCGGGCCTACCTGATCGACGAGCCCCTGGCCGCGGCCATCGGGGCGGGCATCAAGATTGCCGAGCCCACCGGCAGCATGGTGGTGGACATAGGGGGGGGCTCGAGCGACATCGCGGTCATCTCGCTGGGGGGCATCGTGCGCTCTACCAGCCTGCGCATTGCCGGCAACGAGTTCGACGAGTCCATCATCCGCTACATCCGCAGCAAGTACAACCTCCTCATCGGAGAGCGCACCGCGGAGGACCTCAAGATCAGGATTGGCGCGGCCAAGCTGGCCCCGGGCGAGGCAGGCATGACGGCTGAGGTGCGGGGGCGCGACCTGCTTACCGGGTTGCCCAAGAGCATCGAGGTGAGGACCGAGGATGTGGTGGAGGCCCTCAGGGAGCCTCTGGAGAAGATCGTCCAGGGGGTCAAAGGGGTTCTGGAAAACACCCCACCCGAGCTGGTGGCCGATATCATCGACCGGGGAATTCTGCTGACCGGTGGGGGGGCTTTGCTGCGCAACCTGGACCTGCTGCTGCAGGAGGCCACCGGGGTGCCGGTGGTGGTGGCCGAGAACGCGGTGGAGGCGGTGGCCCTGGGCACGGGCAAGGCCCTGGACATGCTGCACGTGCTGCGGGACGCCCTGGTTACCTCGGACAACGTCCTGCGGCGGTAACCTTGGCCCCCTATGTGGCTTTCCGAGATAGCCGAGCGTCTGGGGGGGCGGCTCGAGGGCCCGAATCAATGGGTGACCCGCCTGGCTTCCCCTGAGGAGGCCCAGCCCGGTGAGCTGGTGGTGGTGCGGGAGGGCCGCTACCTGGAAGCGGCCCTGGCCAGCGGGGCGGCCTTGCTCCTGGAGGAGGGCGTCCCCTGCTCTGGCTCCACCAGCCGCGTTCGGGTCCCCTCGGTGGCCCGAGCCTGGCCCCGGGTGCTGGCGCTTTTCGACGCGCCTGAGCGTTGGGCTTCGCCCGGGGTGCACCCCACGGCCTGGGTGGAGGAGGGGGCCAGGGTGGACCCCACCGCCGCCGTGGGGGCCTACGCCTTCGTGGCCCGAGGGGCCCGGGTGGGGCCGGGGGTGGTGGTGGGCCCCTACGGCTACGTGGGGGAAGGGGCCGAGGTGGGCCCCCAGAGCGTGCTCGAGCCCCGCGTAACCCTCTACCCAGGCACGCGGGTGGGGGCCGGGTGCCGCATCGGGGCGGGCAGCGTGCTGGGCATCATAGGGTTTGGCTTCCAGGACGGGCAGCGCCTGCCCCACACCGGTCGGGTGGTGCTGGAGGATGGGGTGGAGCTGGGGGCCCACTGCGTGGTGCAGCGCAGCGTGGTGGGGGAGACCCGCATCGGGGCAGGAAGCAAGATCGGCGACCTCACTGACATCGGTCACAACGTGCGGATTGGCCGTGGGGTGGTCATGGTGGGCAACAGCGCAGTAGGGGGCAGCGTGGTGATTGAAGACGGGGTGCGGATGGGGGGAGGGGTGGTCATCAGCGACCATGTCCGCCTGGGGAGAGGGGCAACCCTGGCCGGGGGCAGTGCGGTGAGCAAATCGGTGCCGCCGGGTGAGACCTGGGCCAGCGGGGTGCCGGCTTTGCCCATCCGTCGCCACTGGCGCCGGCTGGCCCTTCTGGAGTGGCTGTTGGCCCGGGAGCGGGCCCTGCGCGGGCTTTTGCGGGAGCGGGGTGGGGACAGGGAACCATGACCATAAGCGGCATCGGCCTGCACACCGGGGAGCCGGCCACGCTCCGCTTTCATCCGGCAGAGGGGCCGGTGCGCTTCTGGCTTCGGGGGGTGGAGGTGCGCCCGCTGGCCTCGGCGGTGGTGGATACCAGCCGCTGCACGGTGCTCGGGTGGGGAGGGCACCGGCTCATGACGGTGGAGCACTTGCTGGCCGCGCTTTACATCCGGGGCATCTGGGAGGGGCTT harbors:
- a CDS encoding rod shape-determining protein; this translates as MAGWFSFRGEDVGIDLGTASVLIYMRGKGIVLREPSVIAMVSDTKEVKAVGAEAYRMLGRTPGNIVAARPLKDGVIADYTLTERMLTLFIKKVLPPLRFFRPQVMVGVPSGVTEVERRAVVQAIVEAGAKRAYLIDEPLAAAIGAGIKIAEPTGSMVVDIGGGSSDIAVISLGGIVRSTSLRIAGNEFDESIIRYIRSKYNLLIGERTAEDLKIRIGAAKLAPGEAGMTAEVRGRDLLTGLPKSIEVRTEDVVEALREPLEKIVQGVKGVLENTPPELVADIIDRGILLTGGGALLRNLDLLLQEATGVPVVVAENAVEAVALGTGKALDMLHVLRDALVTSDNVLRR
- a CDS encoding molybdenum cofactor guanylyltransferase, producing MRWSGAILAGGWSRRFGRDKALYPYRGQPLLAWVWEGMAEASERFVVANRPYPGYRVCPDLQGGGGALSGLHAALVHARYDWVAVAGCDQPFLSVAYWRFMRDQVAPGIQAVVAGSAEGLEPLGALYHRSLEEEAGRCLELGYLGLRALLRRVSCLVVDRGVLEARFGPHLFLNANRPEDLP
- the pstS gene encoding phosphate ABC transporter substrate-binding protein PstS — encoded protein: MKHLLIATAALLGLASTGLAQVSLTGAGATFPFPVLSKYFDEYLKVTNNQVRVNYQAIGSGGGQRQFIEQTVHFGVSDNPLNDQQMADIRRNTGSPALNIPFVLGAVVPTYNLPGVTQRLNFTGELLADIFLGNIRTWNDPAIARLNPGVNLPALPITVVHRSDGSGTTFVFTDFLTKVSPEWAQKVGRGNSVNWLAPNKVGGRGNEGVAGVVRNTPGAIGYNEVTYAIQNRIQYGAVQNKAGRFIMADLASITAAANVVLPGDARISLTNTNAPDGYPISSFAYILVYEQLDKNKAFRSEAEARAFVQLLKWIVTEGQKFNEPLTYARLTDVAQARALALISRITYQGKPIGKEIVGQ
- a CDS encoding UDP-3-O-(3-hydroxymyristoyl)glucosamine N-acyltransferase, encoding MWLSEIAERLGGRLEGPNQWVTRLASPEEAQPGELVVVREGRYLEAALASGAALLLEEGVPCSGSTSRVRVPSVARAWPRVLALFDAPERWASPGVHPTAWVEEGARVDPTAAVGAYAFVARGARVGPGVVVGPYGYVGEGAEVGPQSVLEPRVTLYPGTRVGAGCRIGAGSVLGIIGFGFQDGQRLPHTGRVVLEDGVELGAHCVVQRSVVGETRIGAGSKIGDLTDIGHNVRIGRGVVMVGNSAVGGSVVIEDGVRMGGGVVISDHVRLGRGATLAGGSAVSKSVPPGETWASGVPALPIRRHWRRLALLEWLLARERALRGLLRERGGDREP